Proteins encoded by one window of Cervus canadensis isolate Bull #8, Minnesota chromosome 18, ASM1932006v1, whole genome shotgun sequence:
- the LOC122421223 gene encoding cone-rod homeobox protein-like, whose product MGQGERPGPEAGVVAEAAGLLGTQRRAQLSERASCGPAKRQRRQRTVFNKEQLHVLEEHFINDQYPSYRAREDLAARLNLEEYKVQVWFKNRRAKNARLKRLTQGPGQGPRSVPTDGGVPDAPAPGTASTPAAAAADSATPEGSGFRSPSPPSPAGMLSTPAPGGVPSQGRAGCTPAQGAQEDFPTAAPASTPGPTSAPTPDWVQDPCAASDSWPDSVVIFDFTDLFPLQEPSHEPPSVLVSEYQKGDDSANDSSPRQFLNL is encoded by the exons ATGGGTCAGGGTGAAAGGCCTGGGCCAGAGGCTGGGGTTGTGGCCGAGGCCGCAGGCCTCCTGGGCACCCAGAGGAGGGCCCAGCTGTCCGAGAGGGCTTCCTGTG GACCCGCAAAGAGGCAGCGGCGGCAGCGCACGGTGTTCAACAAAGAACAGTTACACGTGCTCGAGGAACACTTCATAAACGACCAGTACCCGAGCTACCGGGCCCGCGAGGACCTGGCGGCCCGGCTCAACCTGGAGGAGTACAAAGTGCAG GTGTGGTTCAAGAACCGCCGGGCCAAAAACGCTCGGCTGAAGCGACTGACCCAGGGGCCTGGCCAGGGTCCCCGCAGCGTTCCCACCGACGGCGGAGTCCCCGACGCCCCCGCTCCCGGGACTGCCTCTACCCCTGCAGCCGCGGCtgcagactctgcgaccccagaggGCTCGGGTTTCCGCAGCCCCTctccgcccagccccgccggcaTGCTCAGCACACCAGCGCCCGGCGGCGTCCCCAGCCAAGGCCGGGCCGGGTGCACCCCGGCGCAGGGCGCCCAGGAGGACTTCCCTACGGCAGCTCCAGCCTCGACCCCAGGTCCAACTTCAGCCCCGACTCCAGACTGGGTTCAGGACCCCTGCGCCGCCTCGGACTCCTGGCCAGACTCtgttgtcatctttgatttcacaGACCTCTTCCCGCTGCAAGAACCCTCCCACGAACCTCCCTCCGTCTTGGTCTCAGAGTACCAAAAGGGAGATGACTCTGCGAATGACTCGAGCCCCCGGCAGTTTCTGAATTTATAG